In the Larus michahellis chromosome 6, bLarMic1.1, whole genome shotgun sequence genome, one interval contains:
- the ABCC5 gene encoding ATP-binding cassette sub-family C member 5 isoform X11: MKDIDIGKEYIIPSPGYRSVRERADSVQREEQEGSKFQHAKHKIECQDALEAAARAEGLPLDTSVHSQLRMLDEEHHKGKYHHGLNVLKPIRTTSKHQHPVDNAGLFSCMTFSWLTPLAHRAYKKGELFMDDVWSLSRHESSDVNCRRLERLWQEEVKESGPDDASLRRVVWIFCRTRLIISIVCLMITQLAGFSGPVSNIHPFFNNPRGLHLIAHCKILRFHCRITEMV; encoded by the exons ATGAAAGACATCGACATAGGAAAAGAGTACATTATACCCAGTCCTGGGTATAGAAGTGTGAGGGAAAGAGCCGACTCTGTGCAGCGTGAAGAGCAGGAAGGGTCAAAATTTCAGCATGCTAAACATAAG ATTGAATGCCAGGATGCCTTGGAAGCGGCAGCGCGGGCAGAGGGGTTGCCGCTGGACACCTCCGTGCACTCGCAGCTGAGAATGCTGGACGAAGAGCATCACAAGGGCAAATACCACCACGGCCTGAACGTGCTGAAACCCATACGGACTACTTCCAA acacCAGCACCCTGTTGATAATGCTGGGCTTTTTTCCTGCATGACCTTCTCCTGGCTCACTCCTTTGGCCCACAGAGCGTACAAGAAAGGGGAATTGTTTATGGACGATGTATGGTCTTTATCAAGGCATGAGTCTTCAGATGTCAATTGCAGAAG GCTGGAGAGATTGTGGCAGGAAGAAGTGAAAGAAAGTGGGCCTGATGATGCTTCTCTCCGGAGGGTTGTGTGGATTTTCTGCCGCACCAGGCTCATCATTTCCATAGTGTGTTTGATGATCACGCAGCTCGCGGGTTTTAGTGGACCAGTAAGTAATATCCATCCTTTTTTTAACAACCCCAGAGGGCTCCATCTCATAGCCCACTGTAAAATATTAAGGTTTCATTGCAGAATCACTGAAATGGTTTGA